A genomic stretch from Antarcticibacterium flavum includes:
- a CDS encoding MBL fold metallo-hydrolase — MFFQHVYDKSLAQASYVIGCQKTGEAIVIDAKRDIDTYLEIAQQNNLRITHVTETHIHADFLAGTRELNAVTGAKMYLSDEGGPDWSYQFDHIGLKDGDSIQVGNLTLDVMHTPGHTPESISFLLTDNPASREPVMLFTGDFVFVGDIGRPDLLEKAAGLKGTQDKGAEDMYRSLKKFSELPAHLQVWPGHGAGSACGKALGAVPSTTVGYEKIRNWAFQYEDNKKGFIDYLLEGQPEPPKYFAMMKKLNKEERPLLTEVPKHKKLSEKEFKEAYDKGIKIIDARDKQEFANGHIPNSIHIQGNNSFSTWAGWFLNYEEQFILVAGEEQMEDLTRKLMRIGLDNIMGYIEKVEVLNIALEKTENLSIEEFKSYLGKDNVQVIDVRGVSEYTEGHIQGVENIFVGTLPDNLDKIDAEKEIVIHCQSGARAAIAESILARNGFKNVKVYPGGMEEWNRLNSPETEKDFKIALS, encoded by the coding sequence ATGTTTTTTCAACACGTTTATGACAAATCGCTTGCCCAGGCAAGTTATGTAATTGGCTGTCAAAAGACAGGGGAGGCCATCGTCATCGATGCTAAACGCGATATAGATACATATCTGGAGATCGCACAACAGAATAACCTGCGAATCACTCACGTAACTGAGACACATATTCATGCCGATTTTCTGGCAGGAACCAGGGAATTAAATGCGGTGACGGGAGCAAAAATGTATCTTTCAGACGAAGGCGGGCCAGATTGGAGCTACCAGTTTGACCACATTGGATTGAAGGATGGTGACAGCATCCAGGTAGGGAATCTTACCCTGGATGTGATGCATACTCCCGGTCATACACCAGAGAGTATCTCCTTCCTATTAACAGATAATCCTGCAAGCCGGGAACCGGTAATGCTATTTACCGGGGATTTTGTTTTTGTTGGGGATATTGGCAGACCCGACCTGCTGGAAAAAGCTGCCGGATTAAAAGGTACACAGGATAAGGGGGCAGAGGATATGTATAGATCTCTCAAAAAATTTAGTGAACTTCCTGCGCACCTGCAGGTATGGCCGGGTCACGGGGCAGGATCTGCCTGCGGGAAAGCTCTTGGAGCCGTACCAAGCACAACTGTTGGCTACGAAAAAATTCGAAACTGGGCATTCCAGTATGAAGATAATAAAAAGGGCTTTATAGATTACCTGCTGGAAGGCCAGCCTGAACCTCCCAAATACTTCGCAATGATGAAAAAGCTGAACAAGGAGGAGCGTCCACTGCTTACCGAAGTACCTAAACATAAGAAACTTTCAGAAAAAGAATTTAAGGAAGCTTACGATAAAGGTATTAAGATCATAGATGCCCGGGATAAGCAAGAATTTGCGAATGGTCATATTCCAAATAGTATTCATATACAGGGAAATAATTCCTTCTCTACATGGGCAGGGTGGTTCCTTAACTATGAAGAGCAATTTATACTTGTGGCCGGGGAGGAGCAAATGGAGGACCTTACCAGGAAATTGATGAGAATAGGCCTGGATAATATTATGGGATATATCGAGAAAGTCGAAGTTTTAAACATTGCACTTGAAAAAACAGAGAACCTCTCAATCGAAGAATTTAAGTCTTACCTGGGAAAAGATAATGTACAGGTTATAGATGTACGGGGCGTATCTGAATACACAGAAGGTCATATCCAGGGGGTGGAAAATATTTTCGTTGGGACCTTGCCCGATAATCTCGATAAGATTGACGCAGAAAAAGAAATAGTGATCCATTGCCAGAGTGGTGCCCGGGCTGCTATAGCTGAATCGATCCTCGCCCGCAATGGGTTTAAGAATGTAAAAGTATATCCCGGCGGGATGGAAGAATGGAATAGGTTAAATTCTCCTGAAACGGAAAAGGATTTCAAAATAGCCCTTTCCTAA
- a CDS encoding ring-cleaving dioxygenase: MEKKIKGLHHITAIAGDPQRNYDFYTKTLGLRMVKKTVNFDDPKTYHFYFGDEVGTPGSILTFFPWPGARQGQDGAGMATEIGYSVPKGSLEFWKDRFEEKNVRHFQIKEQFGERKLLFLDPDGLKLSLIETTNDDRQGFKSNEVKADAAIKGFHSVTLTLNFAEETAAVLTDIFGYEKLSEEGSFHRYKTDATENAAIVDLFILPDAYRGINAAGTNHHVAFRVKDEEDLMQMREKVLAKGLHITEKIDRDYFYSLYFREPGGVLFEIATDNPGFATDETVDELGSSLQLPARYRGAREQIEKALPELRE, from the coding sequence ATGGAAAAGAAAATAAAAGGTTTACATCACATTACTGCAATTGCAGGAGATCCCCAGCGCAATTATGATTTTTATACCAAAACTCTAGGTTTAAGGATGGTAAAAAAAACGGTGAACTTCGACGATCCTAAGACATATCACTTTTATTTCGGGGATGAAGTGGGAACCCCGGGAAGTATTCTTACATTTTTCCCCTGGCCCGGAGCCAGGCAGGGACAGGATGGTGCCGGGATGGCTACCGAGATTGGCTACTCTGTACCCAAAGGAAGCCTTGAGTTCTGGAAAGACAGGTTTGAAGAAAAGAACGTACGGCATTTCCAGATCAAGGAGCAATTTGGGGAGAGAAAACTGCTTTTCCTGGATCCCGATGGTCTAAAATTAAGCCTCATTGAAACCACCAATGACGACAGGCAGGGATTTAAAAGCAACGAGGTGAAAGCAGATGCCGCTATCAAAGGGTTTCATTCTGTTACCCTTACACTTAATTTTGCTGAAGAAACCGCAGCGGTATTAACCGATATTTTCGGCTATGAAAAGCTCTCCGAAGAAGGAAGCTTTCACCGTTATAAAACTGATGCAACGGAGAATGCCGCAATAGTAGATCTTTTTATTCTGCCAGATGCATACAGGGGCATCAATGCAGCCGGCACCAATCATCATGTAGCTTTTAGGGTGAAGGATGAAGAAGATTTGATGCAAATGCGGGAAAAAGTGCTGGCAAAAGGTTTACATATTACAGAAAAAATAGACAGGGATTATTTCTATTCCCTGTATTTCCGGGAACCGGGCGGCGTCCTCTTTGAGATCGCGACAGATAATCCCGGCTTTGCCACAGATGAAACAGTAGATGAACTTGGCTCCTCCCTCCAATTACCCGCAAGGTACAGAGGAGCAAGAGAGCAAATTGAAAAGGCACTGCCGGAGTTGAGGGAATAG
- a CDS encoding alpha/beta hydrolase codes for MHTKNILTAGKDLKDAKKAMIFLHGRGGTAQDILSLADHLPVEDFALFAPQATGNTWYPYSFLAPPAQNEPGLSSALEILKDLLDEIQLQGIAAENIYFAGFSQGACLTAEFVTRNASRYGGVIIFTGGLIGDRIYENYKGDFAGTPVFIGSGNPDAHVPVERVKETQQIMQEMNARVEVKIYDNRPHTISRDEIELAVKFIFE; via the coding sequence ATGCATACCAAAAACATACTTACAGCAGGAAAAGACCTAAAAGATGCAAAAAAAGCAATGATCTTCCTTCACGGCCGTGGAGGAACGGCACAGGATATACTGAGCCTTGCAGATCATTTACCGGTGGAGGACTTTGCGCTTTTTGCTCCCCAGGCTACCGGCAATACCTGGTATCCCTATTCATTTCTCGCACCTCCCGCTCAAAATGAACCCGGCCTCTCTTCTGCCCTGGAAATCCTGAAGGATCTACTGGATGAGATACAACTACAGGGAATAGCTGCAGAGAACATATACTTTGCAGGGTTCTCCCAGGGAGCCTGCCTCACTGCCGAATTTGTTACCCGAAATGCTTCCCGATATGGAGGAGTTATAATCTTCACCGGCGGCCTTATTGGCGACAGGATATATGAAAATTATAAGGGAGATTTTGCAGGCACGCCGGTTTTCATTGGCAGCGGAAACCCGGATGCCCATGTTCCCGTAGAGCGGGTGAAAGAAACCCAGCAAATTATGCAGGAGATGAATGCCCGGGTGGAGGTAAAGATCTATGACAACAGGCCGCATACTATTTCCCGTGATGAAATAGAATTGGCGGTAAAATTTATTTTTGAATGA
- a CDS encoding DUF5996 family protein has product MENKWPVLSYENGKKTYETLHMFTQILGKIKLETLPWQNHSWHVTLKFTPTGLTTNTLPYKDIFFQIDLDLVKHILKITTSRGEKRTFELRGLSVSSFNERLFNELRELKIAIEIYGKPVEIEHPIPFAEDNMHNTYDPVQAGDLHHALLAMQQVFFEFKCGFKGKSSDVHFFWGSFDLAVSFFSGRKAPEHPGGFPNLANWVAVEAYSHEVMSFGFWPGSEALPEAAFYSYLYPEPEGYKEAAIKPGEAYYHPNLREFVLPYKAVANAKDPNKKLKEFLESAYSAGTNLANWNMDLLE; this is encoded by the coding sequence ATGGAAAACAAGTGGCCTGTTCTATCGTATGAAAATGGAAAAAAAACGTATGAAACACTTCATATGTTTACCCAGATCCTGGGGAAGATAAAGCTGGAAACCCTGCCCTGGCAAAATCACTCCTGGCATGTGACCTTAAAATTCACCCCTACGGGCCTTACAACCAATACCCTGCCCTACAAAGACATATTTTTTCAAATTGATCTTGATTTGGTGAAGCATATTTTAAAGATCACGACCAGCCGGGGGGAAAAAAGGACATTTGAATTGAGAGGCCTATCTGTTTCCTCCTTTAATGAAAGACTCTTCAATGAATTAAGGGAATTGAAGATAGCTATAGAAATTTACGGCAAACCTGTAGAAATAGAGCACCCAATTCCTTTTGCAGAAGACAACATGCATAATACATATGATCCTGTCCAGGCAGGTGATCTACACCATGCCCTGCTGGCCATGCAACAGGTTTTCTTCGAGTTTAAGTGCGGTTTTAAAGGAAAAAGTAGCGACGTGCATTTTTTTTGGGGAAGTTTTGATCTGGCAGTGTCCTTTTTCTCCGGCCGGAAAGCACCGGAACATCCCGGTGGATTTCCAAACCTGGCAAATTGGGTCGCGGTGGAAGCATACTCCCACGAAGTTATGAGTTTTGGGTTTTGGCCGGGCAGTGAAGCCCTGCCGGAAGCTGCATTTTACTCCTACCTCTACCCGGAACCGGAAGGTTATAAAGAAGCGGCCATAAAACCCGGGGAAGCCTACTACCACCCAAACCTAAGAGAATTTGTCCTACCATACAAAGCAGTGGCAAACGCAAAGGATCCGAATAAAAAATTGAAGGAATTTCTGGAAAGCGCCTACTCGGCAGGAACCAATCTCGCTAATTGGAACATGGACCTCCTGGAATGA